The following DNA comes from Streptomyces pristinaespiralis.
TCTGCTGGAGAAGGCCGAACTGCCCCGCTACAAGACATGCGGCGGGGGGATCATCGGACCGTCCCGCGACAGTCTGCCGCCCGGCTTCGAACTGCCGCTGCGTGACCGGGTTCACGCGGTGACCTTCTCGCTCAACGGCAGGCTGGCCCGCACCCGCCGCTCCAAGCGGATGCTCTTCGGGCTCATCAACCGCCCGGAGTTCGACGCGGGTCTGGTCGAGCAGGCGCAGAAGGCGGGAGCGGTGCTGCGCACCGGCGCGTCCGTGTCCCGCGTCGAACAGCACGGACCCGCCGTGCCGGACCGGCGCACTGTCGCCGTGGTGCTGTCGGACGGGGAGACGGTCCTGACGCGCGCGGTCGTCGGCGCCGACGGCAGCGCCGGCCGGATAGGCGCACATGTCGGTGTGAAGCTCGAGCAGGTCGATCTCGGGCTCGAGGTGGAGATCCCGGTCCCGGAGACGGTCGCGGAGGACTGGGAGGGCCGGGTCCTCATCGACTGGGGTCCGATGCCCGGCAGTTACGGCTGGGTGTTCCCCAAGGGGCGGACGCTGACGGTCGGTGTGATCTCGGCGCGCGGCGAAGGGGCCGCGACCAAGCGGTACCTGGAGGACTTCATCGCCCGGCTGGGTCTCGCCGGCTTCGAGCCCGCGATCTCCTCGGGCCACCTGACGCGCTGCCGCAGCGAGGATTCGCCGCTCTCCCGCGGCCGGGTCCTGGTCTGCGGCGACGCGGCCGGGCTGCTCGAGCCCTGGACCAGGGAAGGCATCTCGTTCGCACTGCGGTCCGGACGGCTCGCGGGGGAGTGGGCCGTGCGGATCGCGGAGGCCCACGACGCCGTCGACGCGCGCCGGCAGGCGCTGAACTACGCGTTCGCCGTCAAGTCGGGGCTCGGCGTCGAGATGGCGGTCGGGCGGCGGATGCTCACCGTCTTCGAGCGGCGGCCGGGGCTGCTGCACGCGGTCCTGACCGGTTTCCGCCCGGCGTGGAAGGCGTTCGCGGACATCACCCGCGGGTCGACGACGCTGGCCGGCCTGGTGCGCACGCACCCGCTGGCCCGGCGTGCGCTGGACGTCCTGGACAAGCGGGCGGCGTCGCAGCCGGCGCCCTGACCGGTCGGCGGGGGCGGGGGCACGCCTGGCCGGGGGCTCCTTCCGGGGCGGTTTGCGGCTGGGTCCGGGCCATGGTCCGGCGTGGTTCCGGCGTAGCCGGTACGGCTCGGGCCGGCAGGTCCGGTCCGGTACGTGTCCGGCCGGTGAGCGGCCCGGTCGTGACCGATGGGTCACGTCCGACCGACACGGTCCCAAGCGGTACGCGGCTGCCCGGGCCGGCAGGTCCGGTCCGGTACGTGCCCGGCCCGGCGCACCGCCCGGCCCGGCGCACCGCCCGGCCCGGTGAGCGGCCCGGTCGCGGAGCGCGGCGCCCGCGCGCCCGGCGTCCCCGTGCTCGCCGCCCTGGGCCGCACCCCTCGGTGAGGGGCTCAGCCGGTCACGGTGATCCGGAAGACGGGGTGCCGGTGGGCCGCCGCGAGGAGTTCCTCGTCCGTGGAGCGGGCGTCGACCTCGCCGAAGAAGCGGCCGACCTCCCAGCCCCAGCGCTCGAGGTAGGTGCGCAACAGCTCCGGCTTCTGGTCGTCGGGCAGCTCCACGGCGGTGAACTGCTGTGTTCTGCGGCCGACCTTGAGTTGCCCGCCACCGGCGGCGCGGAGGTTGCGGACCCACTGGGAGTGGCCGCGGGCGGAGATCAGGTACGGGCCGCCGTCGTAGGGCAGCGGGTTGACGGGGATCGCCCGCCACTCCCCGCTGGTCCGGCCGCGTACGGACAGCTCCGCCGTGCCCATGAGGCTGATGCCCCGGCGGGCGAGCCAGCCGACGGCGTTGTTCAGGATCGTGTCGAACCGGTTGGGCTTGATGTAGTGCGCCTTCGACATGGCCTTCTCCCGTGTGTGGACCGTGGACCGGTTCGTCGGTGTTCCTGAGCGTGACCGGTGCTTCAATTCGAGAGCGCCGCTCTCGCTTGAGAACAGTGTGCATGTGGCGGCGCTCCAAAGCAAGAGCACTGCTCTCGTTGTTGGCTACTGCTCTGCAACGTGACAGAGTGTTCCCCCATGAGCACCATCCGAGGGGCCAGGGAACGGGCCCGCACCGAGATCACCGCCGCCATCAAGAACGAGGCCCGCGCGCAGCTCGCGGCAGAAGGCGCGGCCAAGCTCTCCCTCCGAGCCGTCGCCCGCGAACTCGGCATGGCCTCGTCCGCCCTCTACCGCTACTTCCCCAGCCGCGACGACCTGCTGACCGCCCTGATCATCGACGCCTACGACTCCGCCGGAGCCGCCGCGGAGGCCGCCCTCGCCGCGGCCCCGCCCGACGCCGGCCACTGCGCCCGCTGGACCGCCGCCTGTTCCGCCGTACGCGCCTGGGCCCTCGACCACCCGCACGAGTACGCACTCGTTTACGGCTCACCCGTCCCCGGCTACAGCGCACCCCAGGACACAGTCGCCGCGGCCTCCCGTGTCCCCCTCGCGCTCGTCTCCGTCCTCCGCGACGCCCACCGCACGCACGGTCTCGCTCTGCCACCGCTGTCCGGTGGGATGCGTGCGGAAGCGGAGCGCATGGCCGCGGACATCGCCCCCGACCTGCCGCCGGCCGTCGTCACCGCGATGGTCGCCGCCTGGTCCCATGTCTTCGGGACGATCTCCTTCGAGCTCTTCGGCCACTTCAACAAGGTGGTCGAGGACCGGGAGGCCTTCTTCGAGCACACGGTCACCCGGATCGCCCACGAGGTGGGACTGCGTCCTCAGGCCGCCGGCACGTCACCGGGCATCAGCGCCGGGTCCTGACGCAGCACCCGCCCGCGCAGGGCGCGCAGCGCACGGGAATCCGCTGCTGCGCCCAGCGGCGCCGCACCGCCTCCGGCCACGGTCCCGTGAGCCCTCGGCGAGCTCGCCGAGGGGCCCACAACGCCTCGCCCTGCGAGGCCGGTTCGCCGGCCCTGCGCGGATCCCCCGCCTCCTGCACCGCCGGCGCCGCAGGCATCGGCGCACGCCGCTCCCGCACGTCGTCGATCTCCACACCCGTGAGCCGGTGGCCGCTGCCCGTCGCCGTGCGGCCGGCCGGCCGCGTGAGCCGGTGGGCGCCGCGCCCGCCGCGCCGCGTGCATCGCCAGGGCCGGGCTCCCCGGGGGCCGCAGGCCTCAACGAGCCCGGCGACGCGTACTCCCCAGGGAGTACGCGTGATCGCCACGCCCGGCTGACGCCCGGCGGGACCGCGCCGGTCTAGCGTGGCCGCATGGAACAGCAGAGCACCGGAAACCGCGGAGGCCCGCCCTGGTCACACGGCGGGCCGCCGTGGATGCGGGCTTTCCTGGACCGGCACGACAGCGCACGCCTCCCCTGGCTGTCGACCGTCGCCCTCGCCGTCTTCGTCATGGTCGGCACGGGCTTCGCCGCCGAGGGTCAGCAGGACACCCGCGAGCCGCTAGACGTGTTCGCGCGTGTCCTCCTCCTCGCCGGCCCGGCGTTGCTTCTGCTGCGCAAGCGGTACCCCGTCGTCACCGTCTTCGGCGTCTGCGCCATCGCGTTCGTGTACTTCGCCGCCGGCTATCCGTACGGGCCGGTCTTCCTCACCATCGCCGTGGCCTGCTTCGCCGCGATCGTCGCGGGGCACCGGCGCGCCGCCTGGTGGGCCATCGGCCTGCTCTGGGCCGGGCACCTGCTGATCGCGCACCGGCTGTACCGGTACCTCCCCCCGGGCGGTGACGACGCCGCTCCCTGGGGCCAGGAGGTGTTCATCACCGCCTGGGTGATCGCGATCGTCGCCGCGTCCGAGCTGGTACGGGTGCGGCGCGAGGTCTGGGCACGGGAACGCGCCGAGCGCGCCGCCGCCGAGCGACGCCGGGCGGACGAGGAACGGCTGCGCATCGCCCGCGAACTCCATGACGTGCTCGCGCACTCGATCTCCGTCATCAACGTCCAGGCGGGAGTCGGCCTCGCGCTGCTCGACTCCGACCCGGAGCAGGCCCGCAGCGCCCTGACCACCATCAAGGCGGCGAGCAAGGAGGCCCTGGGCGAGGTGCGCCAGGTCCTCGGCGCACTGCGCGCACCCGGCGACGCGCCCCGCGCGCCCGCCCCCGGCCTCGACCGCCTGCCGGAACTGGTCGAACAGGCAGCCGGCGCCGGCCTCACCGTCCACGTCGAGCGGGTCGGGGAACCGGCGGCGCTCGCGCCCGGCACCGACCTGGCCGCCTTCCGCATCGTCCAGGAGGCCCTGACCAACGTCGTACGGCACTCGGGCTCCCGCACCGCGCGCGTACGGATCGCGCACTCGCCCGGCAGGCTCGTCCTCCAGGTCGACGACGAGGGGCCCGCGACCGGCTCCGACGCCGGCGGCAGCGGCAACGGCCTGATCGGCATGCGGGAACGGGCCGGCGCACTCGGTGGCACCATCGAGGCGGGTCCGCGGCCGGACGGCGGTTTCCGGGTCCTCGCCGACCTTCCCGTGCAGCCCAAGGAGTCGCCGTGATCCGTGTAGTGCTCGCCGACGATCAGATGCTGGTCCGGGCCGGTTTCCGGGCGCTGCTGGACGCCCAGCCCGACATCGGGGTCGCGGGCGAGGCGTCCGACGGCGAGGAAGCGGTGCGCCTGGTGGGCGAACTGCGCCCGGACGTGGTGCTCATGGACATCAGGATGCCCGTCATGGACGGCCTGGCAGCCACTCGCCGGATCACCGGCGACGAACGCCTGGCGGACGTGAAGGTGGTCATGCTCACCACCTTCGAGCTCGACGAGTACGTCTTCGAGGCCATCCGCTCGGGTGCCTCCGGATTCCTGGTGAAGGACACGGAGCCGGAGGAACTGCTGCGTGCGGTGAGGGCCGTGGTGGAGGGGGACGCGCTGCTGTCGCCCGGTGTGACACGCCGCCTGATCGCCGAGTTCGCCGCCCGCTCCAAGGGCCCGGCCGAGGCCCAGGGACTCGGCGAACTCACGGAACGGGAACGGGAGGTCATGGCCCTCGTCGGAATCGGCCTGTCCAACGAGGAGATCGCCCGCCGCCTGGTCGTCAGCCCGCTCACCGCCAAGACGCACGTCAGTCGCACCATGGTGAAACTCGGCGCCCGCGACCGGGCCCAACTGGTCGTCCTGGCCTACGAGTCGGGCCTCGTGCGCCCCGGCTGGCTCGGCTGACACCCTCGCGCCGCGCGGCACGGAAGCGGCTCTCCTCCCGGCGCCGTCACCGGGAGAGGACCCGCTCCGCGGCGAAATCCGGTACCCGGGGCGGGAGGTGACCTGCGACGCTGTGCCCGTGACCGACACGACCCCCTACGACGCCGACCGCGCCAGGTTCTCCCGCTCCGCCCTGGCCCGACTGGTCCTCTGCGACCACGCCGTGGACGTTTCCAAGAGCGCAGAGGGTCTTGTTCCCACCGGCCACGACCCGGACACCGGCCCGGGCGGCCGGGTGAGCCAGGCGGCCCAGCTCGTGGAGCTCGCGGAACGCGCTCTCGCCTCGGCGGTGATCTACGAGCGCGAGCGCGGCAGTTCCTGGGGCGAGATCGCCCAGTACCTGGGAATGGAGGCCGGCGAAGCGGAAGATCGCTTCGCCGCCGACCTCGACCACTGGAACACGGCCTTCGAGGTGCCGTACCGGCTCGACGGCACCGGCCGCAAACGTATCCCTCAACTGCCCACGGCGGCCTACGACCCC
Coding sequences within:
- a CDS encoding TetR/AcrR family transcriptional regulator; translation: MSTIRGARERARTEITAAIKNEARAQLAAEGAAKLSLRAVARELGMASSALYRYFPSRDDLLTALIIDAYDSAGAAAEAALAAAPPDAGHCARWTAACSAVRAWALDHPHEYALVYGSPVPGYSAPQDTVAAASRVPLALVSVLRDAHRTHGLALPPLSGGMRAEAERMAADIAPDLPPAVVTAMVAAWSHVFGTISFELFGHFNKVVEDREAFFEHTVTRIAHEVGLRPQAAGTSPGISAGS
- a CDS encoding nitroreductase family deazaflavin-dependent oxidoreductase; the protein is MSKAHYIKPNRFDTILNNAVGWLARRGISLMGTAELSVRGRTSGEWRAIPVNPLPYDGGPYLISARGHSQWVRNLRAAGGGQLKVGRRTQQFTAVELPDDQKPELLRTYLERWGWEVGRFFGEVDARSTDEELLAAAHRHPVFRITVTG
- a CDS encoding geranylgeranyl reductase family protein gives rise to the protein MSSENDATGAEAANELGDPVWDVVVVGGGPAGASAAYAAAVTGRRVLLLEKAELPRYKTCGGGIIGPSRDSLPPGFELPLRDRVHAVTFSLNGRLARTRRSKRMLFGLINRPEFDAGLVEQAQKAGAVLRTGASVSRVEQHGPAVPDRRTVAVVLSDGETVLTRAVVGADGSAGRIGAHVGVKLEQVDLGLEVEIPVPETVAEDWEGRVLIDWGPMPGSYGWVFPKGRTLTVGVISARGEGAATKRYLEDFIARLGLAGFEPAISSGHLTRCRSEDSPLSRGRVLVCGDAAGLLEPWTREGISFALRSGRLAGEWAVRIAEAHDAVDARRQALNYAFAVKSGLGVEMAVGRRMLTVFERRPGLLHAVLTGFRPAWKAFADITRGSTTLAGLVRTHPLARRALDVLDKRAASQPAP
- a CDS encoding response regulator transcription factor, which produces MIRVVLADDQMLVRAGFRALLDAQPDIGVAGEASDGEEAVRLVGELRPDVVLMDIRMPVMDGLAATRRITGDERLADVKVVMLTTFELDEYVFEAIRSGASGFLVKDTEPEELLRAVRAVVEGDALLSPGVTRRLIAEFAARSKGPAEAQGLGELTEREREVMALVGIGLSNEEIARRLVVSPLTAKTHVSRTMVKLGARDRAQLVVLAYESGLVRPGWLG
- a CDS encoding sensor histidine kinase encodes the protein MEQQSTGNRGGPPWSHGGPPWMRAFLDRHDSARLPWLSTVALAVFVMVGTGFAAEGQQDTREPLDVFARVLLLAGPALLLLRKRYPVVTVFGVCAIAFVYFAAGYPYGPVFLTIAVACFAAIVAGHRRAAWWAIGLLWAGHLLIAHRLYRYLPPGGDDAAPWGQEVFITAWVIAIVAASELVRVRREVWARERAERAAAERRRADEERLRIARELHDVLAHSISVINVQAGVGLALLDSDPEQARSALTTIKAASKEALGEVRQVLGALRAPGDAPRAPAPGLDRLPELVEQAAGAGLTVHVERVGEPAALAPGTDLAAFRIVQEALTNVVRHSGSRTARVRIAHSPGRLVLQVDDEGPATGSDAGGSGNGLIGMRERAGALGGTIEAGPRPDGGFRVLADLPVQPKESP